A single region of the Pan troglodytes isolate AG18354 chromosome 18, NHGRI_mPanTro3-v2.0_pri, whole genome shotgun sequence genome encodes:
- the NHLRC4 gene encoding NHL-repeat-containing protein 4 encodes MHGAVHALQHTARDPGGHWVTVGTFLSPRGLAVDALNRLLVTDYLPGAVHSFSLGPAWEPLAPASMLGLEGPCWVGPGPDGGLAVSEEFGDVRLFGSARQPLGSLGGWTGHTFGCPAGICSNSEGNVIVADEQRRQVTLFPRAGPPICLVSEGLGQPLGVACAPQGQLLVADAKDNSIKVYQGKELA; translated from the coding sequence ATGCATGGGGCTGTCCATGCACTCCAGCACACAGCCCGGGACCCCGGGGGCCACTGGGTGACAGTGGGCACCTTCCTGTCTCCCCGAGGGCTGGCTGTGGATGCCCTCAACCGCCTCCTGGTGACGGACTACTTGCCTGGGGCTGTGCACAGCTTCTCATTGGGTCCTGCTTGGGAGCCCCTGGCCCCAGCCTCCATGCTGGGTCTGGAGGGCCCCTGCTGGGTGGGCCCAGGGCCTGATGGGGGCCTTGCTGTGAGTGAGGAGTTTGGGGATGTGAGGCTGTTTGGCAGTGCCCGCCAACCCCTGGGCTCCCTGGGGGGCTGGACGGGGCACACTTTCGGCTGCCCAGCGGGCATCTGCTCCAACTCAGAGGGCAACGTTATTGTGGCAGATGAGCAGAGGCGCCAGGTGACCCTGTTTCCCCGGGCTGGGCCACCCATCTGCCTGGTGTCAGAGGGGCTTGGGCAGCCCTTGGGAGTGGCCTGTGCACCCCAGGGCCAGCTCCTGGTGGCTGATGCCAAGGACAACTCCATCAAGGTGTACCAGGGCAAGGAGCTGGCCTGA